From Plasmodium brasilianum strain Bolivian I chromosome 3, whole genome shotgun sequence, the proteins below share one genomic window:
- a CDS encoding metallo-hydrolase/oxidoreductase yields the protein MLYLFSYYYFVILSLFNISLIHSLVYKRTPCYYLTSNDNSSLLYYILNRKRKNKLSRQSKKSTTLFIQKKREKDNLKHKRGSSHGDASTGVEELAEVGERTEVGYLADIDDKKKIVNKIKRGVDRLLFVNRSLFDIYDEEGINLAGYDTWSSGKRMMKRKRRRKKKREEKAQRVLNKQNETDGIGGIGGTDKIDENGDNGDNGENGENDEADETDETDETDECPEVINKLIGKKNFELCEDNFKLYDELITSITCNNAISLNRSHLKIDWFDNMFYNYIHMLLLNEEEVGGGGESMKKEETEELPDQTGSNLIGKKEGDDRNEDGGEYHNYDNDHYNYGYDYRNYCNHYTSHVKSSRTPSGNEVHGLSKNTAITFNRSEKEEPPPKALNEAEYNYKNVNYDKKNMNEIKKFGKERKKNAINNIVKKLILMKEVLTYLSNKYKIDIKNIYIEPNTCDIKVKRNSFKDNEEKKSDWKLIFLGTGSMYPSTSRGTSSFIFQTTKKEFNEAYLFDCGENTFISLQRANIKVNKIRNIFITHLHGDHCLGLISVLTMLRNSNSINIYGPEGIYRFLKNNLNSTYSKRIARFVVHELKLGNVGSVGNVGGVGNVGGVGSVGNVGSVGNVGSVGNVGGVGNTSVVSSVSNVGNYGGRSSTGIRNPNGCGLFPKNRSDLVHIYKNEENVYSILKNDFLQIEGVPIKHTVPTIGYIIKELRANNKLNSVYINELIKKNYEELKQWKNLDYIPYKIYENMIKKMNAKDILIFPDKTKLTFDNAYTEVHKERKIVVCQDTYDASNLEKFAKDADVLIHESTNSLVDLTDNILISDGFHDKNFKAQVDESLSGESSLEVEKAEEKKSPQKILNSTCSLDVTESLLEHLNEISSEDKNRGHLASNCTDAEGKRAARFMEKGKVHDSNLATPTAASSMYVSITENVLKHGCDKKLKEKKILLKSKKLNNDDLVRYYNKVIAERGHSTANMAGNFAKKINASKLILTHFSQRYIGDNKLKNIIIMKKIESEALDSFLDNPSKEEHAHIELDKRAFVNEEGAEAKQMEQNATDEHGFHERTRQGWDNVSVNNSSNSADKLSGKKVVAAYDGLIVYVPPQRRG from the coding sequence AtgttatatcttttttcatattactattttgttattttgtcgctttttaatatttcactGATACATAGCTTAGTATATAAGAGAACACCTTGTTATTATCTAACAAGTAACGATAATAGctctttattatattacatattaaataggaaaagaaaaaataaattaagtcGACAGAGTAAAAAGTCGACAACATTATTTATACAGAAAAAGAGGGaaaaagataatttaaaacataaacGAGGAAGCAGTCATGGAGATGCATCAACCGGAGTAGAGGAACTGGCGGAAGTGGGAGAACGGACTGAAGTGGGCTACCTAGCCGACATAGATGATAAGAAAAAGAtagtaaacaaaataaagagagGAGTAGATAGACTACTGTTTGTAAACAGAAGcttatttgatatatatgaTGAAGAAGGGATAAATTTAGCGGGATACGATACATGGTCCTCTGGAAAGAGGatgatgaaaaggaaaaggagaaggaaaaagaaaagggaGGAAAAGGCGCAAAGGGTGCTCAATAAGCAAAATGAAACTGACGGAATTGGCGGAATTGGTGGAACCGATAAAATTGACGAAAATGGCGATAATGGCGATAATGGCGAAAATGGCGAAAATGACGAGGCTGACGAGACTGACGAGACTGACGAGACTGATGAATGCCCAGAGGTGATTAACAAATTAATTGGGAAGAAAAATTTTGAGTTATGTGAAGATAATTTCAAGTTATACGATGAACTAATAACCAGTATCACTTGTAATAATGCAATTAGTTTGAATAGAAGCCATTTAAAGATTGATTGGTTTGacaatatgttttataactatatacatatgctttTGTTGAATGAGGAAGAAGTGGGGGGAGGGGGTGAATCCATGAAGAAAGAGGAAACTGAGGAGTTGCCAGATCAAACTGGTAGTAACTTGATAGGTAAAAAGGAGGGGGATGACAGGAATGAGGACGGAGGGGAATACCACAATTACGATAACGATCATTACAACTATGGCTATGATTACAGGAACTATTGCAACCACTATACCAGCCACGTTAAAAGCAGTAGAACACCTAGCGGAAATGAAGTACATGGTTTAAGTAAAAACACCGCGATTACGTTTAACCGGTCCGAAAAAGAGGAGCCTCCCCCTAAGGCTCTAAATGAAGCGGAATATAActacaaaaatgtaaattatgaTAAGAAAAACATGAATGAAATTAAGAAGTTTGGtaaagagagaaaaaaaaatgcaataaataatatagtgaaaaaattaattttaatgaaagaGGTACTCACATATttaagtaataaatataaaatcgacatcaaaaatatttatattgaaCCAAATACATGTGATATAAAAGTTAAAAGAAATAGTTTTAAagataatgaagaaaaaaaaagtgattggaagttaatatttttaggtACTGGTTCAATGTATCCTTCAACTAGTCGAGGTACatcatcatttatttttcaaactacaaaaaaagaatttaatgAAGCATATTTATTCGATTGTGGTGAGAATACCTTTATATCTTTGCAGAGGgcaaatataaaagttaataaaattagaaatatatttattacccATTTGCATGGGGATCATTGCCTTGGGTTAATATCTGTGTTAACCATGCTTAGGAATTCAAAcagcataaatatatatggccCAGAGGGGATATACCGATTTTTGAAGAACAACCTTAACAGTACCTACTCGAAGAGGATAGCACGCTTTGTTGTCCATGAGTTGAAGCTGGGAAATGTTGGCAGTGTTGGCAATGTTGGAGGTGTTGGCAATGTTGGAGGTGTTGGCAGTGTTGGCAATGTTGGCAGTGTTGGCAATGTTGGCAGTGTTGGCAATGTTGGAGGTGTTGGCAATACTAGCGTCGTTAGCAGTGTTAGTAATGTTGGTAATTATGGAGGTCGTAGCAGTACCGGAATTCGAAATCCAAATGGTTGTGGCTTGTTTCCAAAAAACAGAAGTGATCTAGtgcatatttacaaaaatgagGAAAACGTGTACAGCATATTGAAGAATGACTTCTTACAAATAGAGGGAGTACCAATTAAGCACACGGTTCCGACCATTGGGTACATAATAAAAGAGCTACGTGCAAACAATAAGTTGAATTCGGTGTATATTAATGAgcttattaaaaagaattacgAGGAATTAAAGCAGTGGAAAAATTTAGATTATATaccttataaaatatatgaaaatatgataaaaaaaatgaatgcaAAGGATATACTTATATTCCCAGATAAAACAAAGTTAACTTTTGATAATGCATACACAGAAGTACataaggaaagaaaaatagtaGTGTGTCAAGATACTTATGATGCAtctaatttagaaaaatttgCCAAAGATGCAGATGTTCTTATTCATGAATCTACCAATAGTTTGGTTGACTTAACCgataacattttaatatcGGACGGTTTTCATGATAAGAATTTTAAAGCGCAAGTTGACGAATCGTTAAGCGGCGAATCGTCACTTGAGGTGGAGAAAGCGGAGGAGAAGAAATCCcctcaaaaaatattaaattcgACTTGTTCTTTAGATGTAACAGAGTCGTTGTTAGAACATCTAAACGAAATCTCGTCTGAGGATAAGAACAGAGGGCACCTTGCTTCGAATTGTACCGATGCAGAAGGAAAGAGAGCTGCACGATTTATGGAGAAGGGGAAAGTACATGATTCTAATTTGGCTACACCAACTGCCGCTTCTTCCATGTATGTTTCCATTACAGAGAATGTGCTTAAACACGGCtgtgataaaaaattaaaagaaaaaaaaattttgctaaaaagtaaaaaactAAATAATGATGACTTGGTAAGGTACTATAACAAGGTCATTGCAGAAAGGGGGCATTCCACTGCAAATATGGCTGGAAATTTtgctaaaaaaattaacgcaagtaaattaatattaacacACTTTTCTCAACGATACATAGGAGATaacaagttaaaaaatataatcattatGAAGAAAATTGAATCGGAGGCGTTGGATTCATTTCTGGACAATCCCTCAAAGGAAGAACACGCGCATATAGAGCTGGACAAGAGAGCATTTGTAAATGAAGAAGGAGCAGAAGCAAAACAAATGGAGCAAAATGCAACAGATGAACATGGTTTTCATGAACGAACAAGGCAAGGATGGGATAATGTATCtgttaataatagtagtaatagcgCAGATAAGCTCAGTGGTAAAAAAGTTGTTGCTGCATATGACGGTCTAATTGTATATGTACCTCCACAAAGGAGGGGGTAA